A portion of the Gadus macrocephalus chromosome 10, ASM3116895v1 genome contains these proteins:
- the LOC132465834 gene encoding acrosin-like encodes MDGTLMRKAMHADPENYVSSMAPGQYWTWGNHMRGGGKDNKMSAAVPAVPARSWTPRCTPPPQQQQPSLPPLPPHPHPHPHPHPHPPPDYQHNVYIPGTPSGFCTLRPVVHRSELDVRNAFSTFGKKRRLQMSPQGEAAIINNDLYND; translated from the exons ATGGACGGCACGCTGATGCGCAAGGCCATGCATGCCGACCCTGAGAACTATGTGAGCTCCATGGCCCCTGGGCAGTACTGGACCTGGGGAAACCACATGAGGGGCGGAGGGAAAG ACAACAAGATGTCCGCCGCCGTGCCCGCCGTCCCCGCCCGCTCCTGGACCCCCCGCTGCACCCCGccaccccagcagcagcagccctccctgccccccctccccccgcacccccacccccacccgcaCCCGCACCCCCACCCGCCTCCCGACTACCAGCACAACGTGTACATCCCCGGCACGCCCTCCGGGTTCTGCACCCTGAGGCCCGTGGTGCACCGCAGCGAGCTGGACGTGCGCAACGCCTTCTCCACCTTCGGCAAGAAGAGGCGGCTTCAGATGTCCCCGCAGGGCGAGGCCGCCATCATCAACAACGACCTGTACAACGATTAA